In the genome of Saprospira sp. CCB-QB6, one region contains:
- a CDS encoding class I SAM-dependent methyltransferase codes for MRDWVAEFYKKQNDWLGVYLGPVSEDDHRRAQRLQDLAELNGKKRVLELGGGGGQTALAIAQLGHEVDMVELLESSANWAKELAEQQAQSRLQIIQADFYDWEGPENYYDLICYFDSFGIGSDLEQKELLQKMYNWLAPDGLIVIEVGASWYWSGQAWGQEYDFELGIRRHEFDPIGCRLIDKWWLKNSPEEVYQQSLRCYTPADFELLLENIPLKISKLQTGPAFDEEQNIVQEQADWVDCMTYFVCLQKES; via the coding sequence GATTGGCTGGGCGTTTATTTGGGTCCGGTTTCAGAAGACGATCATCGAAGAGCGCAGCGTTTGCAAGACTTGGCAGAGCTCAATGGGAAAAAAAGAGTGCTTGAATTGGGGGGAGGTGGTGGACAAACGGCTTTGGCGATAGCGCAATTGGGGCATGAGGTAGATATGGTAGAACTTTTGGAAAGTTCTGCAAATTGGGCCAAAGAATTGGCGGAGCAGCAGGCGCAAAGTCGTTTACAAATCATTCAGGCTGATTTTTATGATTGGGAAGGGCCTGAAAATTATTACGATCTCATTTGCTACTTTGATAGTTTTGGGATAGGCAGTGATTTGGAGCAAAAAGAGTTGCTCCAAAAAATGTATAATTGGTTGGCGCCTGATGGTTTAATCGTGATAGAGGTGGGTGCGAGTTGGTATTGGTCGGGCCAAGCTTGGGGACAAGAATATGATTTTGAGTTGGGGATTCGTCGGCATGAGTTTGATCCTATTGGCTGCCGTTTAATAGATAAATGGTGGCTAAAAAATAGTCCTGAAGAAGTTTATCAGCAATCTTTGCGTTGTTATACGCCTGCAGATTTCGAGTTATTGCTAGAAAACATTCCATTAAAAATCAGCAAATTACAAACGGGGCCAGCTTTTGATGAGGAACAAAATATAGTACAAGAGCAGGCGGATTGGGTCGATTGTATGACTTACTTTGTTTGTTTACAAAAAGAAAGCTAA
- a CDS encoding RNA recognition motif domain-containing protein: MNIFVAKLNFRTTSEELEELFAQFGTVDSAKIIMDRETDRSKGFGFVEMPDEEDGQAAIDALNETEFHERTIVVKKARPREERPRNNNRGGNRGGYDRGGRGGYDRGGRGGYDRGGRGGYDY; the protein is encoded by the coding sequence ATGAACATTTTCGTAGCGAAGTTGAACTTCAGAACTACTTCTGAAGAGCTTGAAGAGCTGTTCGCACAGTTTGGTACTGTGGATTCTGCAAAAATCATTATGGACCGTGAAACGGACCGCTCGAAAGGGTTTGGCTTCGTTGAAATGCCCGATGAAGAGGACGGACAAGCTGCTATCGACGCTTTGAACGAAACCGAATTCCATGAGCGCACTATCGTTGTTAAGAAAGCTCGTCCCCGTGAGGAGCGTCCTCGTAACAACAACCGTGGCGGCAATCGTGGCGGCTATGACCGTGGCGGACGTGGTGGTTACGACCGTGGAGGTCGTGGCGGTTATGATCGCGGAGGTCGTGGTGGTTATGACTACTAA
- the secG gene encoding preprotein translocase subunit SecG, whose amino-acid sequence MTLLTILIALIALLLILVVMVQNPKGGGLNSAFGGTQEAQKIMGASRSGDILVKVTWTLGGLLMLLTLIAGLIV is encoded by the coding sequence ATGACACTGCTCACTATCCTCATCGCCCTGATTGCATTGCTACTTATTCTCGTTGTTATGGTCCAAAATCCTAAAGGAGGAGGACTCAACTCGGCATTTGGTGGTACTCAAGAAGCCCAAAAAATTATGGGCGCTTCTAGATCAGGCGACATCCTAGTAAAGGTAACTTGGACGCTAGGCGGCCTACTTATGCTGCTTACCCTCATTGCTGGCCTCATTGTCTAG
- a CDS encoding TlpA disulfide reductase family protein, whose product MYKLFLHSSLLAILLFLASCGGENSPAVEIETPNNNPQTSETQNNKPEKEKGLPIQISGRIEGVAPNTKIFLDQRGTNSVESLSSVEIDEQGQFSIQAELDHPNILRLRFGAQYIWLALKGNETLTIAAKVNEKELTSINIEGSPFSSELNKLVLAKATPEDRAKYLQDKTEEQALVNLFIVESLDINKHLPLYEKVRDQLTKVYPNWNYTREFNNRIILTAQKKQQQPFGIGNPMPEIKLPNPDGEQIALSSLKGKVVLVDFWASWCGPCRRENPNLVRTYNKYKDQGFTVYSVSLDGLDDRKMAFFKGKGDMLKMQMEQQNQRWKQAIEQDQLAWPYHVSELRGWSSLVARQFGINSIPRAFLLDRNGVLRYADGLRGPELEAKVKELL is encoded by the coding sequence ATGTATAAACTCTTTTTGCATAGCAGCCTGCTCGCCATCCTTCTATTTTTAGCCAGCTGTGGTGGCGAAAATAGCCCCGCAGTAGAAATAGAAACCCCCAATAACAATCCTCAAACTAGCGAAACGCAAAATAATAAGCCCGAAAAAGAAAAAGGCTTACCCATCCAAATTAGTGGAAGAATTGAAGGCGTAGCCCCCAACACCAAAATCTTCTTGGACCAAAGAGGAACCAATAGCGTTGAATCTCTCTCTTCTGTAGAAATTGACGAACAAGGCCAATTTTCTATCCAAGCAGAATTAGACCACCCCAATATTCTTCGCCTCCGCTTTGGCGCCCAATATATTTGGTTAGCCCTAAAAGGAAATGAAACCCTAACAATTGCCGCCAAAGTCAATGAAAAAGAACTCACAAGCATAAATATCGAAGGCTCCCCCTTCTCTAGCGAACTCAATAAACTCGTTCTGGCCAAAGCTACGCCCGAAGATCGAGCAAAATACCTACAAGATAAAACAGAAGAACAAGCACTAGTCAACCTATTTATCGTTGAAAGCCTAGATATTAACAAGCACTTGCCTCTCTACGAAAAGGTGCGTGACCAACTCACTAAAGTTTATCCAAACTGGAATTATACCCGCGAATTTAATAATCGCATTATACTTACCGCCCAAAAGAAACAACAACAACCCTTTGGCATCGGCAACCCTATGCCCGAAATCAAATTGCCCAATCCCGATGGAGAACAAATTGCCCTCTCCTCGCTTAAAGGCAAGGTCGTTTTAGTCGATTTTTGGGCCAGCTGGTGCGGTCCCTGCCGCCGCGAAAACCCTAATTTGGTGCGCACCTATAACAAATATAAAGACCAAGGATTTACCGTCTATAGCGTCTCTTTAGATGGACTCGATGACCGCAAAATGGCCTTTTTTAAAGGCAAAGGCGATATGCTCAAAATGCAGATGGAACAACAAAACCAACGCTGGAAACAAGCCATCGAACAAGATCAACTCGCTTGGCCCTATCATGTGAGCGAATTGCGCGGCTGGAGCAGCTTGGTCGCCCGCCAATTTGGTATCAATTCTATCCCCAGAGCCTTTTTGCTCGATAGAAATGGCGTGCTCCGCTATGCCGATGGCCTCCGTGGCCCCGAACTTGAAGCGAAGGTCAAAGAATTACTTTAA
- a CDS encoding YdcF family protein, whose protein sequence is MSFDRWDIFGLLAIPLFIVFGQSFGLAFLVFLLLALRWGKRILKHWPNWGKLYFLLFSLGFASWLGFSFWLVNGVYQPLNEDFQAEYILVLGAGVRADGSPKNQLRYRLDKALELAQLYPQAKLILSGGQGADEPLSEAQAMQNYLVQGGLDKTRIHQEEQSTSTQENLDFSTQKFPQLKTAPTILLSSDYHVKRARFLAQKKGFQNIREQAAPTPFLWLLNQLPREYLAFLKDFLFSL, encoded by the coding sequence ATGTCTTTCGATCGCTGGGATATTTTTGGCCTGCTGGCCATTCCCCTTTTTATTGTTTTTGGCCAAAGCTTTGGCCTGGCTTTTTTGGTCTTTTTACTTTTGGCTCTCCGCTGGGGAAAACGCATTTTAAAGCACTGGCCCAATTGGGGCAAACTCTATTTTTTGCTCTTTAGTTTGGGCTTTGCTTCTTGGCTAGGCTTTAGTTTTTGGCTAGTCAATGGCGTTTATCAACCTTTAAATGAAGATTTTCAAGCTGAATATATATTGGTCCTTGGTGCTGGCGTTCGAGCAGATGGAAGCCCCAAAAATCAATTGCGCTACCGCCTAGACAAAGCCCTTGAATTGGCCCAACTCTACCCTCAGGCCAAGCTCATTCTATCAGGTGGACAAGGAGCAGATGAGCCGTTAAGCGAAGCCCAAGCTATGCAAAACTATTTGGTCCAAGGAGGACTAGACAAAACACGTATTCACCAAGAAGAGCAATCTACTTCTACTCAGGAAAATCTAGATTTTTCGACCCAAAAGTTTCCCCAATTAAAAACGGCCCCCACGATTCTGCTCAGTAGTGACTATCATGTAAAGCGCGCTCGTTTTTTGGCCCAAAAAAAAGGCTTCCAAAATATTCGGGAGCAAGCTGCGCCTACCCCCTTTCTTTGGCTACTCAATCAACTGCCCAGAGAGTATCTGGCATTTCTTAAAGACTTTTTATTCTCTCTATAA